One genomic segment of Ipomoea triloba cultivar NCNSP0323 chromosome 9, ASM357664v1 includes these proteins:
- the LOC116028328 gene encoding auxin-responsive protein SAUR36-like, protein MRRMKGIRLGRRLVRVFRRLKPPSSVAGALSKLGRLMKQGALCMRLKRGDPGYIRVGQDPVESQKVSVPKGQLAVYVGEREDLARRVTVPVIHFNHPLFANLLREAETVFGFDHAGGIQIPCRISEFESVQVAIKNRRRRSRW, encoded by the coding sequence ATGAGGAGAATGAAAGGAATCAGGCTTGGCCGGAGGCTGGTGAGAGTTTTCCGGCGGCTGAAACCTCCCAGCTCCGTGGCCGGAGCGCTATCGAAGCTGGGGCGTTTGATGAAGCAAGGTGCGTTATGCATGCGATTAAAGAGAGGCGATCCGGGTTATATCCGGGTTGGACAGGACCCGGTTGAGTCGCAAAAGGTTAGCGTGCCGAAGGGACAGCTGGCGGTGTACGTGGGAGAGCGGGAGGATTTGGCGCGCAGAGTGACGGTACCGGTGATACACTTCAACCACCCGCTGTTCGCGAATTTGTTGAGGGAGGCGGAGACGGTTTTCGGGTTCGATCACGCCGGCGGTATCCAGATTCCGTGTCGGATATCCGAGTTTGAGAGCGTGCAAGTGGCAATCAAAAATCGCCGCCGCCGGTCGCGGTGGTGA
- the LOC116029142 gene encoding elongation factor G-2, chloroplastic-like has product MAAESVIRMSSSSSSTASSLCSFRRSRAPISRPIPSQHQRRRCSAARGQPLASEFFGSVRLSSAAAPRNLTLGKHSRKNGFSVFAMAADEEKRTVPLKDYRNIGIMAHIDAGKTTTTERILYYTGRNYKIGEVHEGTATMDWMEQEQERGITITSAATTTFWNKHRINIIDTPGHVDFTLEVERALRVLDGAICLFDSVAGVEPQSETVWRQADKYGVPRICFVNKMDRLGANFFRTRDMIVTNLGAKPLVIQIPIGAEDNFKGVVDLVQMKAIVWSGEELGAKFAYEDIPADLKDQAEEYRALMIETIVEEDDDAMEKYLEGVEPDEATIKTLIRKGTISGSFVPVLCGTAFKNKGVQPLLDAVVDYLPSPVDLPPMKGSDPENPEVIIERAASDDEPFTGLAFKIMSDPFVGSLTFVRVYSGKLSAGSYVLNANKGRKERIGRLLEMHANSREDIKTALTGDIIALAGLKETITGETLCDPDTAVVLERMDFPDPVIKVAIEPKTKADIDKMATGLIKLAQEDPSFHFSRDEETNQTVIEGMGELHLEIIVDRLKREFKVEANVGAPQVNYRESISKLSEVKYTHKKQSGGSGQFADITVRFEPMEAGGGYEFKSEIKGGAVPKEYIPGVMKGLEECMSNGVLAGFPVVDVRATLVDGSYHDVDSSVLAFQLAARGAFREGMRKAAPRLLEPVMKVEVVTPEEHLGDVIGDLNSRRGQINSFGDKPGGLKVVDALVPLAEMFQYVSTLRGMTKGRASYTMQLAKFDVVPQHIQNQLATKEEAVSA; this is encoded by the exons ATGGCGGCAGAATCGGTGATAAGAatgtcgtcgtcgtcgtcttcGACTGCTTCTTCGCTCTGCAGCTTCCGTCGCTCAAGAGCTCCCATTTCCCGCCCCATTCCTTCCCAGCACCAGCGCCGCCGCTGCTCCGCCGCCAGAGGCCAGCCGCTCGCCTCTGAATTCTTCGGAAGCGTCCGCCTTAGCTCCGCCGCTGCTCCCAGGAATCTCACTTTGGGTAAACACAGCAGAAAGAATGGTTTCTCCGTCTTCGCCATGGCGGCTGATG AGGAAAAGAGAACAGTGCCATTGAAGGACTATCGCAACATTGGGATTATGGCTCATATTGATGCAGGGAAGACGACAACAACCGAAAGGATCCTTTACTACACTGGTAGAAACTACAAGATTGGCGAGGTGCACGAGGGGACAGCAACGATGGACTGGATGGAACAGGAGCAAGAGAGAGGGATTACCATTACTTCTGCTGCGACTACCACTTTCTGGAACAAGCACCGGATTAACATAATTGATACGCCCGGTCATGTCGACTTCACACTTGAAGTAGAACGGGCCCTCAGAGTTTTGGACGGTGCCATATGCTTGTTTGACAGTGTTGCGGGTGTAGAACCTCAATCAGAAACTGTTTGGAGACAAGCAGATAAGTATGGAGTCCCTAGGATATGCTTTGTTAACAAAATGGATCGCCTTGGAGCAAATTTCTTCCGAACCAGAGACATGATTGTAACAAATTTGGGGGCAAAACCGCTTGTAATCCAAATCCCAATCGGTGCAGAAGATAACTTTAAAGGAGTTGTTGATCTTGTGCAGATGAAAGCCATAGTTTGGTCTGGGGAAGAATTAGGTGCTAAATTTGCGTACGAGGACATCCCGGCTGACCTTAAAGATCAAGCTGAAGAATATAGGGCACTGATGATTGAGACGATTGTCGAGGAGGACGATGACGCGATGGAGAAATACCTGGAAGGAGTTGAACCTGATGAGGCAACCATTAAAACTTTGATTAGGAAGGGAACTATTTCTGGCAGTTTTGTTCCCGTGTTGTGCGGTACAGCTTTTAAGAACAAAGGCGTCCAGCCACTGCTTGATGCTGTTGTGGATTATTTACCTTCTCCTGTTGACTTGCCACCAATGAAAGGGTCTGACCCTGAAAATCCAGAGGTCATCATTGAACGAGCTGCCAGTGACGACGAACCATTTACTGGACTGGCATTTAAGATCATGAGTGATCCTTTTGTCGGGTCTCTCACGTTCGTGAGAGTATATTCGGGAAAGCTCAGTGCGGGATCCTATGTATTAAATGCAAACAAAGGCAGGAAAGAGAGGATCGGCAGACTTCTTGAGATGCACGCTAATAGCAGAGAAGACATCAAAACAGCCTTAACTGGAGACATCATTGCTCTTGCAGGCCTAAAAGAAACAATTACCGGAGAAACATTGTGTGATCCTGATACTGCTGTTGTGCTTGAGCGCATGGATTTCCCCGATCCTGTTATCAAGGTTGCCATTGAGCCCAAGACCAAAGCCGATATTGACAAGATGGCGACTGGGTTGATCAAGCTTGCTCAGGAAGATCCATCCTTCCATTTCTCACGTGATGAAGAGACTAATCAGACAGTCATTGAAGGAATGGGAGAATTACATCTCGAGATTATTGTTGATCGGCTCAAGAGGGAGTTTAAG GTGGAGGCCAATGTAGGTGCGCCCCAAGTTAATTACCGGGAGAGCATTTCCAAACTATCAGAAGTGAAATATACCCACAAGAAACAGTCTGGTGGATCAGGACAGTTTGCTGATATCACGGTGAGGTTTGAACCCATGGAAGCCGGTGGTGGATACGAATTCAAGAGTGAAATCAAGGGAGGTGCGGTGCCGAAGGAATACATCCCGGGTGTGATGAAGGGGTTGGAAGAATGCATGAGCAACGGAGTGCTAGCAGGCTTTCCTGTTGTCGATGTTCGTGCAACATTAGTCGATGGTTCCTACCACGACGTTGACTCGAGTGTTCTAGCATTCCAGTTGGCTGCAAGAGGCGCTTTTAGGGAAGGAATGAGGAAAGCTGCTCCTCGGTTGTTGGAACCCGTGATGAAGGTTGAAGTCGTCACACCAGAGGAGCATCTCGGGGATGTTATTGGCGATCTCAACTCACGGAGAGGCCAGATCAACAGCTTTGGAGACAAACCCGGTGGTCTCAAG GTTGTTGACGCCCTGGTCCCGCTAGCAGAAATGTTCCAGTATGTGAGTACTTTGAGAGGGATGACGAAAGGTCGGGCATCATACACGATGCAATTGGCGAAATTCGACGTGGTTCCACAACACATCCAGAATCAACTTGCAACCAAAGAGGAAGCTGTTTCTGCTTGA